From Microbacterium sp. CGR2:
GATACTCCGCATCCGGGCCGCTGGTGGGAGATCATCGAGAAGTACAAGGTGTCGATCTTCTACACCGCACCGACCGCGATCCGCTCGTTCATGAAGATCGGTCGCAGCGTGCCCGCGAAGTTCGATCTCTCGTCGCTGCGCCTGCTCGGCTCGGTGGGCGAGCCCATCAACCCCGAGGCGTGGATGTGGTACCGGGAGATCATCGGCGCGAACAAGACGCCGATCGTCGACACCTGGTGGCAGACCGAGACCGGCGCGATCATGGTCTCCGCTCTCCCCGGCGTCACGGCGACCAAGCCCGGCTCTGCACAGGTACCGCTGCCCGGAATCTCCATCGACGTCGTCGATGAGAAGGGCGCCGAGGTCGGCCACGGCAACGGCGGGCTCCTCGTCGTCACCGAGCCGTGGCCGAGCATGCTCCGCGGAATCTGGGGAGACCCGGAGCGCTACCGCGAGACCTACTGGGAGAAGTTCGAAGAGCAGGGCTACTACTTCGCCGGCGACGGCGCCCGGCTCGATGAAGACGGCGACCTCTGGTTGCTCGGACGCGTGGACGACGTGATGAACGTGTCGGGCCATCGCCTCTCCACGGCCGAGATCGAATCCTCGCTGGTCGCGCACGAAGCGACCGCCGAGGCAGCTGTCGTCGGCGCGTCGGATGAGACCACGGGACAAGCGGTCGTCGCCTTCGTGATCATCAAGGAGAGCTATCTCGCCGAGCACGACCCGGCCGGCCTGGCCCAGCAGCTGCGCCTCTGGGTCGGCGAGCAGATCGGGGCGATCGCGCGCCCTCGCGACGTCTACATCGTCGGAGAGCTGCCGAAGACCCGGTCGGGCAAGATCATGCGCCGACTGCTGCGCGATGTCGCCGAGGGCCGCGAGGTCGGTGACACCACGACGCTCGCAGACACCGCGGTGATGAGCATCATCTCGGCACAGGTGAAGTAGCACCCGTGAGACGAAACGCCCCACGTTCCGAGGAACGTGGGGCGTTTCGTCTGGCGGAGCTGTCAAGCGAGGATGAACGTGACCTCGACCTCGACGGGGCTGTCGAGCGGGAGCACCGGCACACCGACGGCCGCACGCGCATGGCGGCCGGCTTCACCGAAGATCTCGCCGAGCACGTCGCTGGCTCCGTTGATGACTCCGGGTTGTCCGGAGAACTCGGGAACGGAGGCGACGAAGCCGCCGAGCCGCAGCACACCGGCGATCCGGTCGACGCCGCCCGCGGCATCCGCGGCCGCGGCGAGAGCATTGAGCGCGCACGTGCGCGCGTACGTCTTCGCGTCTTCCGCTGTGACGTCCGCACCGACCTTGCCGGTGGCAGGCAGCGCACCGGCGACGAAGGGCAACTGCCCGGAGGTGTAGACCAACCCGTCGTGCACCACGGCGGGAACATACGCGGCCACCGGGGCGGCGACCGCGGGGAGCACGATGCCGAGTTCGGCGAGGCGCGCGGCGACGGTCACGCGGCCCCTCCCTCGAACTGGCGCGCTGCTTCGGCGGCGGCTGCGAGGCCCGAGTTCGCGGAGGAATCCGTCGTCACCGGACGCTTCAGGTAAGCGACAAGGCCACCCTCGGGTCCCTGCACGACCTGGACCAGCTCCCAGCCCTGCTTGCCCCAGTTGTTGAGAATGGCTGCGGTGTTGTGGATCAGCAGCGGGGTGGTGAGGTACTCCCACGTGGTCATGGCACTCCTGTCGATTCGGGCGCGACACCGGGCTGCGGGGCTCGAACGCCCTTCAGATGGTGCCGGCTCGTCAAAGGTGGTATTCAGGGAACTCCCCTACGATCAAGCGTATGCCTCAAAAGAATCGCACGGTGAACGGCGTGCTCGGCGGGCTCCTCGGCCTCGTCGGCCTGAGCGTCGTCGCCGGACTCCTGGTGACCGCCAGCGTCACCCCGGTACTCGCCATGACGGGCCTCGCCGGCACCAAGGCCCTCACGCTGTTCGAAGAGCTGCCCGAGGTGCTGAAAGTGGACAAGCCGATGGAGCAGTCCACGCTCTACGCCAAGAACACCGACGGCAGCGACAAGGTGCTGGCCTCGTTCTATGAGCAGAACCGGGTACCGGTCACCTACGACAAGGTGTCCCCGCTTCTCTACGATGCAGTGCTGTCCAGTGAGGACAAGAGCTTCTACAGCCACGGCGGCGTGAATGTCGGGGCCACCGTCAAGGCTCTCGTCGACAACGTGCAGGGGACGTCCAGCCGCGGAGCGTCGACCATCAGTCAGCAGTTCGTCAAGAACGTGCGCATCCAGGAGTGCGAGCAAGAGGTCGACACCGCGTCGGAGACGTACTCCGAGGAACTCCGCCAGTGCTGGGAAGCAGCCACCGAGGCGACCGGTGTCGACGGCATCGAGCGCAAGCTGCAGGAGATGCGCTACGCGATCCAGATCGAGAAGGACTACTCCAAGAACGACATCCTGCTCGGGTACCTGAACATCGCCAACTTCGGCGGCACGGTCTACGGCATCGAGGCCGCCTCGCGCTACTACTTCTCGACCTCGGCCGCCAAGCTGACGCTGGCTCAGGCCGCGACCCTCGCCGGCATCGTGCAGAACCCGAACACCTACCGGATCGACAAGAAGGACGGCTCGTGGACGGACGCTGACGGTGTCGCCCACAACAGCGAGGCCGACGGGTACGCCAGCACCAAGGACCGCCGCCACTATGTGCTCGGTCGTATGCTCGCCGACGGCAAGATCACACAGGCGCAGTACGACGAGGCGGACGCCTCCGACATCGTCCCCGCAATCACCGTGCCCACTCAGGGTTGCGCGGCTGCGGGCCCCAACGCCTACTTCTGCCAGTACGTGAAGTCGATCATCGAGAACGACGAGGCCTTCGGTGAGACGGATCAGGATCGCCGAGACCTGCTCCGCCGTGGCGGACTCAAGATCTACACGACGCTGGACTTCAACATCCAGAACACCGCTTCGCGGACGATGCAGGAGGTCGTTCCTGCGAACTTCGACAACAAGTACTTCGGCGCCGCCGGCACCTCCATCGAAGTCGGCACCGGACGCATCCTCTCGCTGACGCAGAACACGCATTTCCGTGAGACACCCGGAGACGACCAGGCCTACACGTCGCTCGTGTTCGCGGGAGACCAGAAGAACGGCAAATCCGGTGGAGTCCAGGTCGGATCGACCTACAAGCTCTTCACACTCATCGACTGGCTCGAGAAGGGTCATTCCGTCCGTGAGGTGCTCAACGGCGGCGTGCAGGAGAACATGACGTTCCAGGACTCCTGCAACGGGTCGTCGCCGACGGCGAACACGCGCGAGATCGGTAACTTCGGCGGAAGCCGGGGGTACACGGGCTCCGTCATGACGTTCACCGCGCAGTCGCTCAACAGCGGATACTTCGCGATGGCGTCGAAGCTCGACCTCTGCGACATCAACAAGGTCGCCGATCGCATGGGCGTGACCCTGGCGAACGGCAAGAAGGTCTACACAGACGCGCAGACCGTCTATGAAAAGGGCGAAGACAGAAGAGGGAACGTCCCCTTCGACGTTCTCGGCTCGAAGAACATCTCCCCGCTGGCGATGGCCAACGCCTAC
This genomic window contains:
- a CDS encoding transglycosylase domain-containing protein — encoded protein: MPQKNRTVNGVLGGLLGLVGLSVVAGLLVTASVTPVLAMTGLAGTKALTLFEELPEVLKVDKPMEQSTLYAKNTDGSDKVLASFYEQNRVPVTYDKVSPLLYDAVLSSEDKSFYSHGGVNVGATVKALVDNVQGTSSRGASTISQQFVKNVRIQECEQEVDTASETYSEELRQCWEAATEATGVDGIERKLQEMRYAIQIEKDYSKNDILLGYLNIANFGGTVYGIEAASRYYFSTSAAKLTLAQAATLAGIVQNPNTYRIDKKDGSWTDADGVAHNSEADGYASTKDRRHYVLGRMLADGKITQAQYDEADASDIVPAITVPTQGCAAAGPNAYFCQYVKSIIENDEAFGETDQDRRDLLRRGGLKIYTTLDFNIQNTASRTMQEVVPANFDNKYFGAAGTSIEVGTGRILSLTQNTHFRETPGDDQAYTSLVFAGDQKNGKSGGVQVGSTYKLFTLIDWLEKGHSVREVLNGGVQENMTFQDSCNGSSPTANTREIGNFGGSRGYTGSVMTFTAQSLNSGYFAMASKLDLCDINKVADRMGVTLANGKKVYTDAQTVYEKGEDRRGNVPFDVLGSKNISPLAMANAYATVASGGTYCTPRAIDRVIDAEGNEHPLPKSSCTEGVISKEVAATAAFALQSVMSGGGTGSIANPGDGTPLIGKTGTHNEWSTMMIESSTKVATAVWAGRWKGEENVFNVWAGNHKLNEMRYPLARETQRAANAAYGGDAFPQPDNNLSRQVMVNVPDVVGMTIDEATNTLRGAGFDVGVGAPVDSAKATNIVVTQDPSGQASGGATVTIAVSNGQGATVPDVKGQSPTAAAAALTGAGFTAVDFASNCNAAKAKATATSPAAGEPANKSKKITVAC
- a CDS encoding RidA family protein produces the protein MTVAARLAELGIVLPAVAAPVAAYVPAVVHDGLVYTSGQLPFVAGALPATGKVGADVTAEDAKTYARTCALNALAAAADAAGGVDRIAGVLRLGGFVASVPEFSGQPGVINGASDVLGEIFGEAGRHARAAVGVPVLPLDSPVEVEVTFILA